The following are from one region of the Arcobacter defluvii genome:
- a CDS encoding ELM1/GtrOC1 family putative glycosyltransferase yields the protein MKRILIISDGKPGHLNQSIAFCKIKDVSYDILEVKFKSKFHKLLSYLFDKFDFFTDALFEDYKKYYFDFYDAIISTGSGTYYFNKFIAQKYNKKSIALMLPKSYKFKNFYYIIAQEHDNPIRQDNILTLPLNLSFPKAKGYVKKVKDKKSLAIIIGGDNDVFTMEYELIKDELDFIFENYPEYLKYITTSRRTSKEIENLINKYDFDYKLIYSKEPKINPIGDFIAVCDEFFITTDSTSMLSEVRANTDAKINIIDLDSKKENTKFHRLVNIIEDMDDEKVNFVKLLKKVKI from the coding sequence ATGAAAAGAATTCTAATAATAAGTGATGGCAAACCAGGACACTTAAATCAATCAATAGCTTTTTGCAAAATAAAAGATGTAAGTTATGATATTTTAGAAGTAAAATTTAAATCAAAATTTCATAAATTGCTATCTTATCTTTTTGATAAATTTGATTTTTTTACTGATGCTTTATTTGAAGATTATAAAAAATATTATTTTGATTTTTATGATGCAATAATTAGTACAGGTTCAGGAACTTATTATTTTAATAAATTTATTGCTCAAAAGTATAATAAAAAATCAATAGCTTTAATGCTTCCAAAATCATATAAATTCAAAAATTTTTATTATATAATCGCACAAGAGCATGATAATCCAATACGACAAGATAATATTCTAACTCTTCCTTTAAATTTATCATTTCCTAAAGCAAAAGGTTATGTAAAAAAAGTTAAAGATAAAAAATCACTTGCAATTATAATTGGAGGAGATAATGATGTTTTTACAATGGAATATGAATTAATAAAAGATGAATTAGATTTTATTTTTGAGAATTATCCTGAGTATTTAAAATATATAACAACTTCAAGAAGAACTTCAAAAGAAATTGAAAATTTAATAAATAAATATGATTTTGATTATAAACTTATTTATTCAAAAGAACCAAAAATCAATCCTATTGGAGATTTTATAGCTGTTTGTGATGAATTTTTTATTACAACTGATTCAACTTCAATGTTAAGTGAAGTAAGAGCAAACACAGATGCTAAAATTAATATTATAGATTTAGATTCAAAAAAAGAGAATACAAAATTTCATCGTTTGGTAAATATTATTGAAGATATGGATGATGAAAAAGTAAATTTTGTAAAGTTATTGAAAAAAGTAAAGATTTAA
- a CDS encoding glutamate synthase subunit beta, which yields MLNFTKFERVNPEKRDVLQRLKDFDEVYQVFTKQRATEQADRCMQCGDPYCHTGCPLGNYIPAWLKQTATKNPDLAFALSNETSPFPEILGRICPQDVLCEGACSLNTGHGAISIGAIETYISENAFENGLKPQFTTKKNNKRVAIIGSGPSGISAATFLLRRGFDVEMFERADRAGGLLMYGIPGFKLDKTTVDRRINWLLEAGMKLHTNCEIGKDKSISDLEKEFDAIYLAIGATSSNKVRVDGENASNVYFAIDFLTGIQKRNLGNKNINYIDVKDKNVVVIGGGDTAMDCVRTSVREGAETVKCLYRRDEKNMPGSKKEVVNSKEEGVEFVFNVAPKSIKVENNLAVAVELLETSMSEPDASGRQKVVISEGTEYLEEADVVILALGFSPEVPAFLKELNVETNSWGGIVINSDYKTSNKKVYAGGDCRRGAHLAVTAAVDGREAAKAIIKDLL from the coding sequence ATGTTAAATTTTACAAAATTTGAAAGAGTAAATCCAGAAAAAAGAGATGTTCTTCAAAGATTAAAAGATTTTGATGAAGTATATCAAGTATTTACAAAACAAAGAGCAACAGAACAAGCAGATAGATGTATGCAATGTGGTGATCCATATTGTCATACAGGATGTCCATTAGGAAATTATATTCCAGCATGGTTAAAACAAACAGCAACAAAAAATCCAGATTTGGCTTTTGCTTTATCAAATGAAACATCTCCTTTTCCTGAAATCTTAGGAAGAATTTGTCCACAAGATGTACTTTGTGAAGGTGCATGTTCTTTAAATACAGGTCATGGAGCAATTTCTATTGGAGCAATTGAAACATATATTTCAGAAAATGCTTTTGAAAATGGATTGAAACCTCAATTTACTACTAAAAAAAATAATAAACGAGTTGCGATTATTGGTTCTGGACCATCTGGAATTTCAGCTGCAACATTTCTTCTTAGACGTGGATTTGATGTTGAAATGTTTGAAAGAGCAGATAGAGCTGGTGGACTTTTAATGTATGGAATCCCAGGATTTAAGCTAGATAAAACAACTGTTGATAGAAGAATTAACTGGTTACTTGAAGCAGGAATGAAACTTCATACTAATTGTGAAATAGGAAAAGATAAATCAATATCAGATTTAGAAAAAGAGTTTGATGCAATTTATTTAGCTATTGGTGCAACTTCAAGTAATAAAGTAAGAGTTGATGGTGAGAATGCATCAAATGTATACTTTGCGATTGATTTTTTAACAGGGATTCAAAAAAGAAATCTTGGAAACAAAAATATAAATTATATTGATGTTAAAGATAAAAATGTTGTAGTTATTGGTGGTGGAGATACAGCTATGGATTGTGTTAGAACATCTGTTAGAGAAGGTGCTGAAACTGTAAAATGTCTTTACAGAAGAGATGAAAAAAATATGCCTGGATCTAAAAAAGAAGTTGTAAATTCAAAAGAAGAAGGTGTTGAATTTGTATTTAATGTTGCTCCAAAATCTATAAAAGTTGAAAATAATTTAGCAGTTGCAGTTGAATTACTTGAAACTTCAATGAGTGAACCCGATGCAAGCGGAAGACAAAAAGTAGTTATTAGTGAAGGAACTGAATATTTAGAAGAGGCAGATGTTGTGATTTTAGCACTTGGTTTCTCTCCTGAAGTTCCTGCATTTTTAAAAGAACTAAATGTTGAAACAAATTCTTGGGGTGGAATTGTAATTAATTCAGATTACAAAACTTCAAATAAAAAAGTTTATGCAGGTGGGGATTGCAGAAGAGGTGCTCATTTAGCTGTAACTGCAGCTGTTGATGGAAGAGAAGCAGCAAAAGCAATAATAAAAGATTTATTGTAA
- a CDS encoding inositol monophosphatase family protein — protein sequence MNKNNTAFHKRDFIEAVKLANKEIYTYINENLSLNDYSYTNSVGFGGDDSLKMDLIAEKIFIKYLDKFGNIYSEECGLLTTNKDYTLVIDPLDGSNNFYSDLPYYGTSVALKYNEEIVAGFVTNLVSGIMTYRVFDEEKKYFSLITMDYKDKIKVVKTKLAIFERAYTYPKICDKLSLLHIKFRTLGAVALSLCSAIDYEFVLYGGNIREFDIAAALYICKDLYIYRSNEYLFITKNKEKYDLLKEIINQF from the coding sequence ATGAATAAAAATAATACAGCCTTTCATAAAAGAGATTTTATAGAGGCTGTAAAATTAGCTAATAAAGAAATATATACATATATAAATGAAAATCTATCTTTAAATGATTATTCCTACACAAATAGTGTTGGATTTGGCGGAGATGATTCTTTAAAAATGGATTTAATTGCTGAAAAAATATTTATTAAGTATTTAGATAAATTTGGAAATATTTATTCAGAAGAATGTGGATTATTAACAACTAATAAAGATTATACTCTAGTAATAGATCCTTTGGATGGGAGTAATAATTTTTATTCTGATTTACCATATTATGGTACATCTGTAGCATTAAAATATAATGAAGAAATAGTTGCTGGTTTTGTAACAAATTTAGTTTCAGGAATCATGACTTATAGAGTATTTGATGAAGAAAAGAAATATTTTTCATTAATTACAATGGACTATAAAGATAAAATTAAAGTTGTAAAAACAAAACTTGCAATTTTTGAAAGAGCTTATACATATCCAAAAATTTGTGATAAATTAAGTTTACTACATATCAAATTTAGAACTTTAGGTGCAGTTGCTCTTAGTTTATGCAGTGCAATTGATTATGAATTTGTATTATATGGTGGCAATATAAGAGAATTTGATATTGCGGCAGCTTTATATATTTGTAAAGATTTATATATTTATAGGTCAAATGAATATTTATTTATAACAAAAAATAAAGAAAAATATGACTTACTTAAAGAAATTATTAATCAATTTTAG
- a CDS encoding Ppx/GppA phosphatase family protein: protein MSKVTTIIDIGSNSMRMVVLQKSSRFAFSLINETKSRVKISEGCYENDGNLQDIPMQRAYESLKSFLNISNALKSRKIICVATSALRDAPNSKVFINRIKNDLGLNIKVIDGEKEAYFGGVAASNLLHDDTFVTVDIGGGSTEFAFVNAGKIEKSISLNIGTVRIKELYFNKNNIEGAKKYILDNLKKIFELNIEIPQKVVGIGGSIRALSKIVMAKNQYPLDVLHGFTYNVENEIILFDRISRAKDNDDLKSFGVKKDRFDTIKEGAFIFKTILDELKIKQVVTSGVGVREGVYLTDLLRNSNHKFPENFNVSVRSLLDRFQIDEKQSAYLGNNAKKIFDILKPLHNLDSKSRSLLVIASKLHSIGSTLNFYKSNDNAFDFILNGLNYDFLHTSRMIVAHTIKFSKKSLPTKNDILEYEELLPSLRVMQWMSFMISLNIAVNQDFSRPKVEYILNEDFLEINLSNKSFLIESNIDKLETPEDLKIKIL from the coding sequence ATGTCTAAAGTAACGACAATCATTGACATTGGTTCCAATTCAATGAGAATGGTTGTATTACAAAAAAGTAGCAGATTTGCATTTAGTTTAATAAATGAGACTAAAAGTAGGGTGAAAATATCTGAAGGTTGTTATGAAAATGATGGTAATCTTCAAGATATACCCATGCAAAGAGCTTATGAATCCTTAAAATCTTTTTTAAATATATCAAATGCATTAAAATCAAGAAAAATTATATGTGTAGCAACATCAGCTTTAAGAGATGCACCAAATTCAAAAGTTTTTATAAATAGAATAAAAAATGATTTAGGCTTAAATATAAAAGTAATTGATGGAGAAAAAGAGGCATATTTTGGTGGAGTTGCAGCTTCAAATTTATTACATGATGATACTTTTGTGACTGTGGATATTGGTGGTGGTTCTACAGAATTTGCTTTTGTAAATGCTGGAAAAATAGAAAAATCTATATCTTTAAATATTGGAACAGTTAGAATAAAAGAACTTTATTTTAATAAAAATAATATTGAAGGTGCGAAAAAATATATATTAGATAATTTAAAAAAGATTTTTGAATTAAATATAGAAATCCCTCAAAAAGTTGTGGGAATTGGTGGGAGTATTAGAGCTTTATCAAAAATAGTAATGGCAAAAAATCAATATCCTTTAGATGTTCTTCATGGATTTACTTATAATGTTGAAAATGAAATAATTTTATTTGACAGAATTTCTAGAGCAAAAGATAATGATGATTTAAAATCTTTTGGAGTAAAAAAAGATAGATTTGATACTATAAAAGAGGGTGCTTTTATTTTTAAAACAATTTTAGATGAGCTTAAAATAAAACAAGTTGTAACTTCAGGAGTTGGGGTTCGAGAAGGTGTTTATTTAACCGATTTACTTAGAAATTCAAACCATAAGTTCCCTGAAAATTTTAATGTTAGTGTTAGAAGTTTGCTTGATAGATTTCAAATTGATGAAAAACAAAGTGCATATTTGGGTAATAATGCAAAAAAAATATTTGATATTTTGAAACCTTTACATAATTTAGATAGTAAAAGTAGAAGTTTACTTGTAATTGCATCTAAACTTCATTCTATTGGCTCAACTTTGAATTTTTATAAATCAAATGATAATGCATTTGATTTTATTTTAAATGGTTTAAATTATGATTTTTTACATACATCAAGAATGATTGTAGCTCATACAATAAAATTTTCAAAAAAATCACTTCCAACAAAAAATGATATTTTAGAATATGAAGAACTTTTACCTAGTCTTAGAGTAATGCAATGGATGTCTTTTATGATTTCATTGAATATTGCAGTTAATCAAGATTTTTCTAGACCAAAAGTTGAATATATTTTAAATGAAGATTTTTTAGAAATTAATTTATCAAATAAATCATTTTTAATTGAATCAAACATTGATAAATTAGAAACACCGGAAGATTTAAAAATAAAGATTTTATGA
- a CDS encoding glycosyltransferase family 4 protein: MKIVQVLPELNEGGVERGVVELNREFVKKGIESFVISLGGKLENQINLDGGTFIKFDVCSKNIFTTISRINSLKKILKELKPDIIHVRSRVPAWLVYFANKRLNIKVVSTVHGFNSVGFYSSIMQKADAVICVSNSIKEYIQKNYQTPQSKITVIPRGIDLELFNPSNLDEDFINEFKEEYDLKDKFIISSVGRVTQLKDYETFIKAINLVKKEIPQLKALIVGGTRSDKEDYLNSLKILIKELNLQDNIIFTGSQSKIAEIYALSDVVVSSSKKPESFGRAVAEAIALNTPVVATNHGGVKDIIIDNVNGFFFEVGNDKELASNILKSRNLSFDGYNYIASNFSLEKMLEKTINVYKGLNL, from the coding sequence ATGAAAATAGTGCAAGTTTTACCTGAATTAAATGAAGGTGGAGTTGAACGAGGTGTTGTTGAACTAAACCGCGAATTTGTTAAAAAAGGAATAGAATCTTTTGTTATTAGTTTGGGTGGTAAACTTGAAAATCAAATAAATCTTGATGGAGGAACTTTTATAAAGTTTGATGTTTGTAGTAAAAATATTTTTACTACAATTTCAAGAATAAATAGTTTAAAAAAAATTTTAAAAGAACTAAAACCTGATATTATTCATGTACGTAGTCGTGTTCCTGCTTGGCTTGTTTATTTTGCAAATAAAAGATTAAATATAAAAGTTGTTAGCACTGTTCATGGTTTTAATAGTGTAGGTTTTTATAGTTCAATTATGCAAAAAGCAGATGCTGTTATATGTGTAAGTAATAGTATAAAAGAGTATATTCAAAAAAATTATCAAACACCACAATCTAAAATAACTGTAATTCCAAGAGGGATTGACTTAGAACTTTTTAATCCTTCCAACTTAGATGAAGATTTTATAAATGAATTTAAAGAAGAATATGATTTAAAAGATAAATTTATAATCTCAAGTGTTGGAAGAGTAACTCAATTAAAAGATTATGAAACTTTTATCAAAGCAATAAATTTAGTAAAAAAAGAAATTCCTCAATTAAAAGCTTTGATTGTTGGTGGAACAAGAAGTGATAAAGAAGATTATTTAAACTCTTTGAAAATTTTAATAAAAGAGTTGAATTTGCAAGATAATATCATTTTTACTGGAAGCCAAAGTAAAATAGCAGAAATTTATGCTTTAAGTGATGTAGTTGTTAGTTCATCAAAAAAACCTGAAAGTTTTGGACGAGCAGTTGCTGAAGCAATAGCTCTAAATACTCCTGTAGTTGCTACAAATCATGGTGGAGTAAAAGATATAATTATAGATAATGTTAATGGCTTTTTCTTTGAAGTTGGAAATGATAAAGAGTTAGCTAGTAATATCTTAAAATCGAGAAATCTAAGTTTTGATGGATATAATTATATAGCTTCTAATTTTTCTTTGGAAAAGATGTTAGAAAAAACTATAAATGTTTATAAAGGTTTAAATTTATGA
- a CDS encoding nucleotide sugar dehydrogenase codes for MNKKICIIGLGYVGLPLAHAFSKKYKVVGFDINKPRVEELSNGYDRTLELTKEEVQESISNGMIYTTNIEEIEDCNVYIVTVPTPIDSSNRPDLTPLIKSSQTIGKVLKRDDIVIYESTVYPGVTEEVCVPQLENVSGLKFNQDFYCGYSPERINPGDKEHTVTKILKITSGSTPKIADVVDELYNSIIVAGTHKASSIKVAEAAKVIENTQRDVNIALINELALIFDTMNIDTNDVIEAAATKWNFIKLKPGLVGGHCIGVDPYYLTYKSEELGYKPNLILGARQINNAMGKYIADKTIKLMIKSGKIIKNSNVLMMGLTFKENCPDIRNTKVVDIIEELEDFGAIIDVYEPWIDEKDKGYYDYNFVENPFENEKKYDAIVVAVGHNLFKTITEEEYNNLIKGEKIVIDVKGIVPNPTWKL; via the coding sequence TTGAATAAAAAGATTTGTATAATCGGTCTTGGATATGTTGGATTACCACTAGCTCATGCATTTAGTAAAAAATATAAAGTTGTAGGATTTGATATTAATAAACCTAGAGTTGAAGAGTTAAGTAATGGATATGATAGAACTTTAGAATTAACAAAAGAAGAAGTTCAAGAATCAATTTCAAATGGAATGATATATACAACAAATATAGAAGAGATAGAAGATTGTAATGTGTATATAGTGACTGTTCCAACTCCTATTGATTCATCAAATAGACCTGATTTAACTCCTTTAATTAAATCTTCCCAAACAATTGGAAAAGTTCTTAAAAGAGATGATATTGTAATTTATGAATCTACAGTTTATCCTGGAGTTACAGAAGAAGTTTGTGTTCCACAGTTAGAAAATGTTTCAGGATTAAAATTTAATCAAGATTTTTATTGTGGATATAGCCCTGAAAGAATAAATCCAGGTGATAAAGAACATACTGTAACAAAAATACTTAAAATAACTTCAGGTTCAACTCCAAAAATAGCTGATGTTGTAGATGAACTTTATAATTCAATAATAGTTGCAGGAACTCATAAAGCAAGTTCAATAAAAGTGGCAGAAGCTGCAAAAGTAATAGAAAATACACAAAGAGATGTAAATATCGCACTTATAAATGAATTAGCACTAATTTTTGATACTATGAATATAGATACAAATGATGTTATAGAAGCAGCTGCAACTAAATGGAATTTTATAAAACTTAAACCAGGACTTGTTGGTGGTCACTGTATAGGTGTTGATCCATATTATTTAACTTATAAATCTGAAGAGTTGGGATATAAACCAAATTTGATTTTAGGTGCAAGACAAATAAATAATGCAATGGGAAAATATATTGCAGATAAAACAATTAAATTGATGATAAAATCTGGAAAAATTATAAAAAATTCAAATGTATTAATGATGGGATTAACTTTTAAAGAAAATTGTCCTGATATAAGAAATACAAAAGTAGTAGATATTATTGAAGAGTTGGAAGATTTTGGAGCTATTATAGATGTTTATGAACCTTGGATTGATGAAAAAGATAAAGGTTATTATGATTATAACTTTGTAGAAAATCCTTTTGAAAATGAAAAAAAATATGATGCAATAGTTGTAGCTGTTGGTCATAATCTATTTAAAACAATAACTGAAGAGGAATATAATAATCTAATAAAAGGTGAAAAAATAGTGATTGATGTAAAAGGAATAGTTCCTAATCCTACTTGGAAATTATAA
- a CDS encoding glycosyltransferase, translating into MIKYLFRHNKDYSRFNIIKKMTENLDFKNDIYILLPFSKNQFFKYFLKKDRIVNDFFISNYDTYVYDRKKITNKNPRAWWKYFQDWFNFRFSKYLLSDTMAHFKYWEELFGKFKGKHLVLPVLADTSIYYPREKEIINNKVKILFYGSFIPLHGIDIILNAFSIMEKEGIEFEANVIGRGQMYNQMKNLFDELNLQNVAMNGELIKEEQLADLIRSSDIVLGVFGNSQKAKSVIPNKVYQATACKKCTVTMESDVLWEFYSKKDLLTCQNNPISLSKTLIDLINDKNKIEEFSQNGYNRFIQIYQETQMRFIDFLKKIDGKIK; encoded by the coding sequence ATGATAAAATATTTATTTAGACATAACAAAGATTATTCAAGATTTAATATAATTAAAAAAATGACAGAGAATTTAGATTTTAAAAATGATATTTACATTTTATTACCATTTTCAAAAAATCAGTTTTTTAAATATTTTTTAAAAAAAGATAGAATAGTTAATGATTTTTTTATTTCTAATTATGATACATATGTTTATGATAGAAAAAAAATAACGAATAAAAATCCAAGAGCTTGGTGGAAATATTTTCAAGATTGGTTTAATTTTAGATTTTCTAAATATTTACTTAGTGACACAATGGCTCATTTTAAGTATTGGGAAGAATTATTTGGTAAATTCAAAGGAAAACATTTAGTTTTACCAGTCTTAGCTGATACAAGTATTTATTATCCTAGAGAAAAAGAGATAATAAATAATAAAGTAAAGATACTTTTTTATGGTTCTTTTATCCCTTTACATGGAATAGATATTATTTTAAACGCTTTTAGTATTATGGAAAAAGAAGGTATAGAGTTTGAAGCAAATGTTATAGGTAGAGGACAAATGTATAATCAAATGAAAAATTTATTTGATGAATTAAATCTTCAAAATGTAGCAATGAATGGAGAACTTATAAAAGAAGAACAATTAGCAGATTTAATTAGAAGTTCTGATATTGTTTTAGGAGTTTTTGGAAATAGTCAAAAAGCAAAAAGTGTAATTCCTAATAAAGTTTATCAAGCAACAGCTTGCAAAAAATGTACTGTTACAATGGAATCAGATGTTTTATGGGAATTCTATTCTAAAAAAGATTTACTAACTTGTCAAAACAATCCTATTTCTTTAAGTAAAACATTAATAGATTTAATTAATGATAAAAATAAAATAGAAGAATTTTCTCAAAATGGTTATAATAGATTTATTCAAATTTATCAAGAAACACAAATGAGATTTATTGATTTTTTAAAAAAGATTGATGGTAAAATAAAATGA
- a CDS encoding YfhL family 4Fe-4S dicluster ferredoxin, protein MSLMITDECIACDACREECPNYAIEEGDPIYVIDPDRCTECVGHYEEPQCVEVCPVDCIIIDPDNEETMEELKFKYEQLMEEEN, encoded by the coding sequence ATGTCTTTAATGATTACTGATGAATGTATTGCATGTGATGCATGTAGAGAAGAGTGCCCAAATTATGCTATTGAAGAGGGTGACCCAATTTATGTAATTGATCCAGATAGATGTACAGAGTGTGTTGGTCATTATGAAGAACCACAATGTGTTGAAGTTTGTCCTGTTGACTGTATTATTATTGATCCAGATAACGAAGAGACAATGGAAGAGTTAAAGTTCAAATATGAACAATTAATGGAAGAAGAGAATTAA
- a CDS encoding glycosyltransferase → MRIIHCAPFNLFTKIGGSLYSNPVKISMGFVENGHFVHNFDYRDSSRYLSIFKNKKNGQKKMNDFFKSLIDDIAPDLIVFGHAELIFKETFEYIKNKKIRMIYWYNDIPLQKYFEEIASYFDFILTTAGGEFIDKIKEYNQNTYFLPNLVNENIEKYRGFENNSFSYDLLFSGRYDNERGKLIDYINTNTKINIKYIGHNKESVVIGENYLSTIANSKICINHNRDFTLKYEWYTSDRLMHIMGNGSFPLSTKIINGEDFFEDKLEYYETNEELINKIHYFIHNEKERLEKSRWLRTQVHQLFSSKRVTNYILNLLDENNKELKNYEWYK, encoded by the coding sequence ATGAGAATTATTCATTGTGCTCCATTTAATTTATTTACAAAAATTGGTGGAAGTTTATATTCAAACCCTGTAAAAATTTCTATGGGTTTTGTTGAAAATGGTCATTTTGTTCATAACTTTGATTATAGGGATTCATCAAGATATCTGTCTATTTTTAAAAATAAAAAAAATGGGCAGAAGAAGATGAATGATTTTTTTAAATCTTTAATTGATGATATTGCACCTGATTTAATAGTTTTTGGTCATGCAGAGCTTATTTTTAAAGAAACCTTTGAATATATAAAAAATAAAAAAATAAGAATGATTTATTGGTATAATGATATTCCTTTACAAAAATATTTTGAGGAAATTGCTAGTTATTTTGATTTTATATTAACTACAGCTGGTGGTGAATTTATAGATAAGATTAAAGAGTATAATCAAAATACTTATTTTTTACCAAATTTAGTTAATGAAAATATTGAAAAATATAGAGGATTTGAAAATAATTCATTTTCGTATGATTTATTGTTTTCTGGTAGATATGATAATGAAAGAGGCAAATTAATTGATTATATTAATACAAATACAAAAATTAATATAAAATATATTGGACATAATAAAGAATCAGTTGTTATTGGAGAAAATTATCTTTCAACAATTGCTAATTCAAAAATTTGTATTAATCATAATAGAGATTTTACACTTAAATATGAATGGTACACTTCTGATAGGCTTATGCATATTATGGGGAATGGTTCTTTTCCTTTATCTACTAAAATAATTAATGGTGAAGATTTTTTTGAAGATAAATTAGAATATTATGAAACGAATGAAGAATTGATAAATAAAATTCATTACTTTATTCATAATGAAAAAGAAAGGTTAGAAAAATCAAGATGGTTAAGAACTCAAGTTCATCAATTATTTAGTTCAAAAAGAGTTACAAACTATATTTTAAATTTATTGGATGAAAATAATAAGGAATTAAAAAATTATGAGTGGTACAAATGA
- a CDS encoding glycosyltransferase family 9 protein — protein MNILVIRFSSLGDLVTLEPTFRAIRYFFKDANISFLTTNVGKGLFQDSDYFDEYILHKSIFSSIEKFKKQEFDLIINLQCNKPSHYISLFLKKKVYVNKSHTFFHKLVGIKAKSKTIQEIIEATNYISQEKIEEYFKINDEVIKLPLGKEKFFKEKLDKKYIAISTGTSERWLSKRWGINKYLDLIKILIKDNYQIILVGSNLEIEDSEFILRNFNNNEVTSFVNKTNLTELKNLLSEVDLYIGNDSGPSHIAAGVGTHTITIFGSTDIKHCVKFMPYSGKHEFLKPTEDIKCHPCYKTKCPTHMECMESIKVKKVLEKIEELFNV, from the coding sequence ATGAATATTTTAGTTATAAGATTTTCATCATTAGGTGATTTAGTTACTTTAGAACCAACTTTTCGAGCTATAAGATATTTTTTTAAAGATGCAAATATCTCATTTCTAACGACAAATGTAGGTAAAGGTTTATTTCAAGATAGTGACTATTTTGATGAATATATATTACATAAAAGTATTTTTTCAAGTATTGAAAAATTTAAGAAACAAGAATTTGATTTAATAATTAATTTACAATGTAACAAGCCATCTCATTATATTAGTTTATTTTTAAAGAAAAAAGTATATGTAAATAAATCTCATACATTTTTTCATAAATTAGTTGGAATAAAGGCTAAATCAAAAACAATACAAGAGATTATAGAAGCTACAAATTATATCTCACAAGAAAAAATTGAAGAATATTTTAAAATTAATGATGAAGTTATTAAATTGCCATTAGGTAAAGAGAAATTTTTTAAAGAGAAATTAGATAAAAAATATATTGCTATTTCAACTGGAACAAGTGAAAGATGGCTTAGTAAAAGATGGGGAATAAATAAATATTTAGATTTAATCAAAATATTAATTAAAGATAATTATCAAATAATACTTGTAGGTAGTAATTTAGAAATTGAAGATTCGGAATTTATATTAAGAAATTTTAATAATAATGAAGTAACTTCTTTTGTAAATAAAACGAATTTAACAGAACTTAAAAATTTATTATCTGAAGTTGATTTGTATATTGGAAATGATAGTGGACCTTCTCATATCGCAGCAGGTGTTGGTACACATACAATTACTATTTTTGGTTCAACTGATATAAAACATTGTGTTAAATTTATGCCTTATTCAGGAAAACATGAATTCCTAAAACCAACTGAAGACATAAAATGTCATCCTTGTTATAAGACAAAATGTCCTACACATATGGAGTGTATGGAAAGTATTAAAGTAAAAAAAGTTTTAGAAAAAATAGAGGAATTATTTAATGTTTAG